One Candida dubliniensis CD36 chromosome 1, complete sequence genomic region harbors:
- a CDS encoding transcriptional activator (of genes involved in nitrogen catabolite repression), putative (Similar to S. cerevisiae GLN3;~Similar to S. cerevisiae GAT1) → MYSPTFSTRTESSSRTTSSTTKTPPLEMGLNKLNNNQNNKNVPDATNMGHSYSMPVADIHGLMTDKDDISLDIFKMYNKRYLPQEHQQQHQRISNLAWRISSNKSRVNKPARRSSSQSSASSVSLPMSGLPPGVPPGKSTVRNNSITKSLNQTLLNDSSLDEFDYVAHIRKISQEEYSQQSPKLSPNNNTMGINNNNSTKNNTSFLSSYISSLESTLKQQQQQHHRHHQSQSQQSASVLQSGQSKKVLQCTKCQTRTTPLWRKSNSGDLLCNACGLFYKMIQQNQGTSQNHPAKSQITLHNFVSNNDQPWGFDNGVIPDFTNFDTLVGSNINATNNNNSIDNNVDEIDKLLNMNIFQTDFSHNNNQHQHHDELDLLYPNELPPGGSHYNDIDKHNHATTNESNTNPTTNNSWNWLDFSPPV, encoded by the coding sequence ATGTACTCACCAACGTTTTCTACTAGAACAGAATCTTCATCAAGAACTACATCATCTACAACTAAAACTCCACCTTTGGAAATGGGTCTCAATAAACTAAACAACAATCAGAATAACAAGAATGTCCCTGACGCAACAAATATGGGGCATCTGTATCTGATGCCTGTGGCTGATATTCACGGATTAATGACAGACAAGGACGATATTTCTTTAGATATATTCAAAATGTACAATAAAAGGTACCTTCCTCAagaacatcaacaacaacatcaacgAATCTCAAATTTAGCATGGAGAATAAGCTCAAACAAAAGCAGAGTGAATAAACCAGCAAGAAGATCAAGTTCACAATCATCAGCATCATCAGTCTCATTGCCTATGTCCGGTTTACCTCCTGGTGTACCACCAGGTAAACTGACAGTTAGAAACAATTCAATCactaaatcattaaatcaaaCCCTTTTGAACGATTCCAGTTTGGATGAATTTGACTATGTTGCTCATATTAGAAAGATAAGTCAAGAAGAGTATTCCCAACAAAGTCCAAAGCTATCACCTAACAACAATACTATGGGtattaacaataacaatagtaCTAAAAACAACACTAGTTTTCTTTCATCATATATTTCCTCTCTAGAATCAACTTTgaagcaacaacaacaacaacatcatcgtcatcatcaatcaCAATCACAACAGCTGGCATCAGTGCTACAATCTGGTCAATCCAAAAAAGTATTACAGTGCACTAAATGTCAAACACGAACAACCCCACTTTGGCGGAAATCCAACAGTGGAGATTTGCTTTGTAATGCTTGTGGGTTGTTCTATAAAAtgattcaacaaaatcaaggTACTTCACAAAACCACCCGGCCAAACTGCAAATTACTTTAcataattttgtttcaaataatgaCCAACCTTGGGGATTTGATAATGGTGTTATTCCAGATTTCACCAATTTTGATACCCTTGTGGgttcaaatataaatgccactaataataacaatagcattgataataatgttgatgaaattgataagcTATTGAATATGAACATATTTCAAACAGATTTTTCCcacaataataatcaacatCAGCACCACGATGAGTTGGATTTATTGTATCCCAATGAATTACCTCCAGGTGGTAGTCActataatgatattgacaAACATAATCACGCCACGACTAATGAGTCCAATACTaatccaacaacaaataattcttgGAATTGGTTGGACTTTAGTCCTCCTGTATAA
- a CDS encoding glutamate decarboxylase, putative (Similar to C. albicans GAD1), which yields MVLSKHIDALRLETQILKKTPQAQLRKDQFIDAFDSHKNIPQFEIPQNSSNEQLIYKYLSQELSLDGVPTLNLASFVNTYVDGTSLKLIEDNLTKNLADNDEYPSLIDIQTRCISILSNLWGAPGKVDNVTGNRVTNSIGTATTGSSEAIMLAGLALKKRWQLKRKAEGKSTANPNILMATCAQVALEKFACYFDVENRLIPVTEESGHLIDVSKIKENIDENTIGIFVIMGSTFTGAFEPVEEISKLLDEVEKERGLDIRIHVDGASGGFVAPFIFPHLKWDFAVSRVDSINTSGHKFGLTSVGLGWVIWKDADLLPKELRFSLDYLGGVEETFGLNFSRPGFPVITQYYNFLTLGRQGYAKIFDGCMTNARLLSEFLEESKYFEVVSVIHHKLSESERKAQFTREVDDKHLDSKLYTINEDFKPGLPVVAFRFSKEFRDKYPELPQELLSTLLRKRGYIIPNYHLPPSENDKEILRVVVRNSLSLNLLERLIQDITDATELLIKAADSITDYVSTSGEHTDVENRERIHKLLAAIASGGVSEVKEEKHKKDNHKSGKNKKSYRGTC from the coding sequence ATGGTTTTAAGTAAACACATTGATGCATTGAGATTGGAAACGcaaattttgaagaaaacTCCACAAGCCCAATTGCGTAAAGATCAATTCATTGATGCATTTGATTCCCACAAGAACATTCCTCAATTTGAAATCCCACAAAACTCATCAAatgaacaattgatttataaatatcttTCCCAAGAATTATCTCTTGATGGGGTCCCCACATTGAATTTGGCCTCGTTCGTTAACACCTATGTTGATGGTACatctttgaaattaatCGAAGATAACTTAACCAAAAACTTGGCGGATAACGACGAGTACCCAAGCTTGATAGATATACAAACCAGATGTATATCTATTTTAAGCAACTTGTGGGGTGCCCCTGGGAAAGTAGATAATGTAACTGGTAACCGAGTAACTAATTCTATTGGTACAGCCACAACTGGTTCATCTGAAGCTATAATGTTAGCTGGATTGGCTTTGAAGAAAAGATGgcaattgaaaagaaaagctgAAGGTAAATCTACTGCCAATCCAAATATCTTGATGGCTACATGTGCTCAAGTCGCCTTGGAAAAATTTGCTTGTTATTTTGATGTAGAAAACAGATTAATTCCTGTCACCGAAGAATCTGGTCATTTGATTGATGTTTCCAAAATCAAggaaaatattgatgaaaacaCAATTGGCATTTTTGTAATTATGGGATCTACCTTTACTGGTGCATTTGAGCctgttgaagaaatttcgaaattattagatgaagttgaaaaagaacGTGGATTGGATATCAGAATTCATGTTGATGGAGCATCGGGTGGATTTGTTGCACCATTTATTTTCCCCCATTTGAAATGGGATTTTGCTGTCTCTAGAGTTGATTCGATTAATACCTCTGGTCACAAGTTTGGGTTGACTTCTGTTGGTTTGGGTTGGGTGATCTGGAAAGATGCTGATTTGTTGCCCAAAGAGTTGCGTTTTAGTTTGGATTATCTCGGTGGTGTTGAAGAAACATTTGGCTTAAATTTCTCTAGACCTGGTTTCCCTGTCATTACCCAATACTACAACTTTTTAACTTTAGGCAGACAAGGGTATGCCAAAATCTTTGATGGGTGCATGACCAATGCTAGGTTGTTGTCGGAATTTTTGGAGGAAAGTAAATATTTTGAGGTTGTCTCGGTTATTCACCATAAATTGAGTGAATCAGAAAGAAAAGCTCAATTCACTAGAGAAGTCGATGACAAACATTTGGATTCTAAGCTTTATACTATTAATGAAGATTTCAAGCCTGGTTTGCCTGTAGTTGCATTCAGATTCTCCAAAGAGTTTAGAGACAAGTACCCTGAATTGCCTCAAGAATTGTTGTCAACAttgttaagaaaaagaggTTATATTATTCCAAACTACCACTTGCCTCCATCTGAGAACGACAAGGAGATTTTGAGAGTTGTTGTTCGTAACTCGTTAtctttgaatttgttgGAGAGATTAATTCAAGACATCACCGATGCTACCGAACTTTTGATCAAAGCTGCTGATTCCATTACTGATTATGTTTCAACAAGTGGTGAGCACACTGATGTTGAAAATAGAGAAAGAATTCATAAGTTATTGGCTGCTATTGCCTCTGGTGGTGTTTCTGAAgtcaaagaagaaaaacacAAGAAGGATAATCACAAATCCGGGAAGAATAAAAAGTCTTATCGTGGTACTTGTTAG
- a CDS encoding vacuolar amino acid transporter, putative (Similar to C. albicans AVT41;~Similar to S. cerevisiae AVT3), with translation MSNPQSIKKTERRRSIALLTKSPLSQSPYISPSPRGSAPSSYIANNSQFLRGDIESVAMESASENSSENRQSPENDPGEFENDIDLASGIDDPELIRKVSKHLPSDFDSLKQEGADITRDLYKIKEDVQRPLLKKSRSCDSIGANSVKSTASSFNVPGGFRREFLLNQQQQQHRDERLESLRTTTPNFLTKNFIEFLSIYGHFAGEELEDDENIANHYKYLRPHEQAPLLQDDNFNPRGTATDRKAYFLLLKAFVGTGVLFLPKAFYNGGLSFSIIILSLFAVLSWWCYLILVFTKVATKVSGFAEIGLKLYGPWFQRLILSSIVISQIGFAAAYIVFTSENLRAFTANVSPYDVNDINIVWFILLQVVIIVPLSLIRDITKLSLSAVFANVFILTGLVTIVYFMLYQWLGINHGHFGGNIEYFFNESEFSLFIGTAIFAFEGIGLIIPIQESMIHPNNFPRVLGQVIVTIAVIMIMVGSLGYLTFGDKIKTVVLLNLPQDSPMVIITQLLYSLAILLSTPLQLFPAIRLLESKLIFGSGKSSSSVKWLKNLFRTLFVVFIAYIAFIGGQNLDKFVSFVGCFACIPLVYMYPPILHLKSCCKIHSGLSEKEKNNRFWLSLANYVLLVIGGISFVYTTYEILLT, from the coding sequence ATGTCCAACCCCCAATCAATAAAGAAAACTGAGAGAAGACGATCAATAGCGTTATTGACAAAATCTCCATTATCTCAATCTCCATATATTAGTCCATCACCTAGAGGTTCAGCGCCTAGTTCATATATTGCCAACAACTCTCAGTTTTTGCGTGGTGACATTGAATCAGTAGCGATGGAATCGGCATCGGAAAATTCGTCGGAAAATCGACAATCACCAGAAAATGATCCAGgggaatttgaaaatgatattgatttggCTAGTGGTATTGATGATCCAGAATTAATTAGAAAAGTGTCTAAGCATTTACCTAGTGATTTTGATTCGTTGAAACAAGAAGGAGCTGATATAACTCGAGATTTATATAAGATCAAAGAAGATGTTCAACGtccattattaaaaaaatcacGTAGTTGTGATTCTATAGGTGCTAATCTGGTGAAATCAACTGCATCGTCATTTAATGTTCCTGGTGGGTTTCGTCGggaatttttattaaatcaacaacaacaacaacatcgTGATGAACGATTAGAATCTTTACGTACCACAACTCCTAATTTCTTAACTAAGAATttcattgaatttttaaGTATTTATGGTCATTTTGCTGGtgaagaattggaagatgatgaaaatattgctaatcattataaatatttacGACCTCATGAACAAGCTCCATTACTTCAAGATGATAATTTCAATCCACGAGGAACAGCCACTGATCGAAAGgcatattttttattgttgaaagCATTTGTTGGAACTGGGGTTCTTTTCCTTCCTAAAGCATTTTATAATGGTGGATTATcattttctattattatattgtcATTATTTGCTGTATTGTCTTGGTGGtgttatttgattttggtattTACAAAAGTTGCTACTAAAGTGTCTGGATTTGCTGAAATTGGATTAAAATTATACGGACCTTGGTTTCAAAGATTGATTCTTTCTTCTATTGTTATTTCCCAAATTGGATTTGCTGCTGCTTATATTGTGTTTACCCTGGAGAATCTTCGAGCATTTACTGCTAATGTGAGTCCGTATGATGTGAATGATATTAACATTGTTTGGTTTATATTATTGCAAGTTGTGATAATTGTTCCATTATCTTTAATTCGTGATATCACCAAACTATCTTTACTGGCAGTATTTGCTAATGTTTTCATCTTGACGGGGTTAGTCACTATAGTTTATTTTATGTTATATCAATGGTTGGGAATTAATCATGGTCATTTTGGGGGAAACATTGAgtattttttcaatgaatCTGAATTCtctttatttattggtACCGCCATATTTGCCTTTGAAGGCATTGGATTAATTATTCCTATTCAAGAATCAATGATTCATCCCAACAATTTCCCTCGAGTTTTGGGTCAAGTTATTGTCACCATTGCtgtgataatgataatggtgGGGAGTTTGGGATATTTGACGTTTGgtgataaaattaaaacgGTTgtgttattgaatttaccACAAGATTCTCCAATGGTTATTATCActcaattattatattcattaGCCATATTATTATCGACTCCATTACAATTGTTCCCAGCAATTAGATTATTAgaatcaaaattgatttttggtAGTGGTAAAAGTTCATCAAGTGTTAAATGGTTGAAAAACTTATTTAGAACTTTATTTGTTGTATTCATTGCATATATTGCATTTATTGGTGGTCAAAATTTagataaatttgtttcatttgttGGATGTTTTGCTTGTATTCCTTTGGTTTATATGTATCCACCAATTTTACATCTTAAAAGTTGTTGCAAGATTCATTCTGGGTTActggaaaaggaaaagaataatCGTTTTTGGTTAAGTCTTGCCAATTATGTGTTGCTTGTCATTGGAGGGATATCATTTGTTTATACAACCTATGAAATATTGCTCACCTAA
- a CDS encoding cell wall protein, putative (Similar to S. cerevisiae CIS3) produces MKFSFATATLGLIAIAQATLTSYSGYSGYSGDDDDKFKHERNGIETLRGKFALAVKELSGYEHGKNKDRGLHIVYEIDDGQLQYGDRKDYIYYPFRNENNEEECEDEDDDDHKKKKRPHKYGGKSDDDDNKNWKRGDSDSDDNNDIRFLTIDYNDKYDFFTLTNTVLHDKRGATGEIAANHQFQFDKPPQKDALFDKGFTVVVKDGYYVLALKGNTKFWNSAVDDKGAFKIYNEKINEKSEPIELIILKVEKDDKKY; encoded by the coding sequence ATGAAGTTCTCATTTGCTACTGCTACTTTAGGATTAATCGCTATTGCTCAAGCTACATTGACATCTTACTCTGGCTACTCGGGCTATTCTGgggatgatgatgacaaGTTTAAACATGAAAGAAACGGCATTGAAACTTTGAGAGGTAAATTTGCGTTAGCAGTCAAGGAATTACTGGGCTATGAACATGGTAAAAATAAGGATAGAGGGTTGCATATTGtttatgaaattgatgatggtCAATTACAATATGGTGATAGAAAAGATTACATTTATTATCCATTtagaaatgaaaacaatgaagaagaatgtgaagatgaagatgatgacgaccacaagaaaaagaagagacCACATAAATATGGTGGCAAgtctgatgatgatgataacaaaaattggaaaCGTGGTGATTCTGATTCCGATGATAACAATGATATCAGATTCCTTACCATTGATTACAATGATAAATATGATTTCTTTACTTTGACAAATACTGTATTACACGATAAAAGAGGTGCTACTGGTGAAATTGCTGCCAATcatcaattccaatttgatAAACCACCTCAAAAGGATgcattatttgataaaggTTTTACTGTTGTCGTAAAGGATGGATATTATGTATTGGCATTGAAAGGTAATACCAAGTTCTGGAATTCCGCTGTTGACGACAAAGGTGCTTTCAAGATTTATAACgaaaaaatcaatgaaaagAGTGAACCTATTGaacttattattttgaaagttgaaaaagatgATAAGAAATATTAA
- a CDS encoding morphogenesis/filamentation protein, putative (Similar to C. albicans SVL3) codes for MPTSCLLVGSNPNVAFYAWRFYQSNTVAVSIMNSSVDPKSPITWKSSQLGMSQYTPDNSYSSFKQIPNSQKFDIVITSCSSLQDFQGICQGLTHLLHQDSIILVESTGYIKLEPYVSTNFPNNPSLVVGSIMNESDVRMVSRNEYYHQIRNKDSRIYLGCTTSDSTSSKIANNKNFQKVYKLLQTVQEESHGSITLLKSLNPTEFTTYQWKLALPRVIFSPIMTLFELEFPEALEKHILSKPLITGLINELFKLIKKMGCKLVKGFENEKNLLNYWENVFPTVNQNENFMNSPNFFYNFHKQYDLELDLLLLQPILLSDDNGVRTPYLENIYSTMNQFQKINSPTGSLFFERKSSSKNSSATNGASSKELDENIQGKLQKQKKLDLAIKDIEIAKISLDNDMIKQEMNLKSIQQKIVDAESKLSNLQYDQDRKTKSIQYENEEKIKQLINEHERTYRSLDEQHQQKIKSLEQEHTSLEAKYKQKIKELEEQYNRKNQSIPVNNTSPVSIPEQQPTPVQENTVSGAKNVNRDSVMTSDGFQDYKHLVEYEGAIGPNTPVIQQKPQNSPVEPRNQNGSGNFVDANGGGAQVFRPHQSDREGQPQQQQQQYQSYNNGSQPNGYASSQQQYYDQQQQQQPQQQYRNGPPPMQQYYNNNNGAIPPPQQQYYQNINQPNSRPPYNQGNGNMYANDQAPPHGLPNGGMSQGNFPPNLRPNGSMPGLNKYQQYPPMHSNPQHQNMPQKRLDSLTGSISSYYDFQQQQQQQTQHQQPPQSQPQPHQHHSFNNAAPIDPFLEQRFKTNPKKSNRRSQMPLAGNIDGLDMGGRGGMPLPGTNRKSMNVISNYGNGNGIAPASRRASSGGPLMLNGNGGQQVSQQQQQQQQQQGPHTSQHGNYLRPPSMNDSQTSSSSANSNDTPKTQNDTIQLNVPTMDSMNAKPLGGIASGNNNNNNNNNHSHEKKKKGIFGKKK; via the coding sequence ATGCCAACATCTTGTTTACTAGTTGGGTCTAACCCAAATGTTGCATTTTACGCTTGGAgattttatcaatcaaacaCGGTTGCCGTGTCAATAATGAATTCAAGTGTTGATCCTAAATCCCCTATTACATGGAAATCATCTCAACTTGGAATGTCCCAATATACCCCCGataattcatattcatcattCAAACAGATCCCTAATTCCCAAAAGTTTGATATTGTTATCACCAGTTGTAGTTCTTTGCAAGATTTTCAAGGCATATGTCAAGGGTTAACCCATTTACTTCATCAGGATTCTATAATATTGGTGGAACTGACAGGCTACATTAAATTGGAACCGTATGTGTCGACCAACTTCCCTAATAACCCTTCCCTTGTTGTTGGATCTATCATGAATGAGAGTGATGTTAGAATGGTATCGCGCAATGAATATTACCACCAAATTAGAAATAAAGATTCACGAATTTATCTTGGTTGCACCACCTCTGATTCCACATCATCTAAAATagctaataataaaaattttcaaaaagttTATAAATTACTACAGACCGTACAAGAAGAATCTCATGGTTCCATTACATTGTTGAAATCTTTAAATCCAACTGAATTTACCACTTATCAATGGAAATTGGCATTGCCTCGTGTAATTTTTAGTCCAATCATGACGCTATTTGAACTTGAATTCCCTGAAGCATTGGAAAAGCATATATTGTCAAAACCGTTGATTACTGGGTTGATAAACGAGTTATTTAAGCTCATTAAAAAAATGGGTTGCAAATTGGTCAAAGGGTTtgagaatgaaaaaaatttgttaaacTATTGGGAGAATGTTTTCCCAACAGTAAACCAAAATGAGAATTTTATGAATTCCCCCAATTTTTTCTATAATTTCCACAAACAATATGATTTAGaacttgatttattattattgcaaccaattttattaaGTGATGATAATGGAGTGAGAACGCCTTACTTGGAAAACATTTATTCCACtatgaatcaatttcaaaaaatcaattcacCTACTGGTTCTTTGTTTTTCGAACGAAAATCTTCTTCCAAGAATTCTTCTGCCACCAATGGTGCCTCTTCTAAAGAGTTAGATGAGAATATCCAGGgaaaattacaaaaacaaaagaaattagaTCTAGCAAtaaaagatattgaaattgcCAAGATCAGCTTGGATAACGATATGATCAAACaagaaatgaatttgaaaagcATCCAACAAAAGATTGTCGATGCTGAatccaaattatcaaaCTTACAATATGATCAAGACAGGAAAACCAAATCCATTCAGTATGAGAATGaggaaaaaataaaacaactTATTAATGAACACGAACGTACATACCGATCATTAGAtgaacaacatcaacagaAAATTAAAAGTTTAGAACAGGAACACACATCATTAGAAGCgaaatataaacaaaaaattaaagagTTAGAAGAACAATACAATAGAAAGAATCAATCAATACCAGTAAACAACACATCACCAGTTTCAATACCggaacaacaaccaacacCAGTACAAGAAAATACTGTATCTGGTGCCAAAAATGTTAACCGTGATTCGGTCATGACTCTGGATGGGTTCCAAGATTATAAACATTTGGTAGAATATGAAGGAGCTATTGGTCCAAATACTCCCGTTATCCAACAAAAACCACAAAATTCTCCTGTTGAACCTAGAAACCAAAATGGCAGTGGcaattttgttgatgctAATGGTGGCGGGGCTCAAGTATTTAGACCACATCAAAGTGATAGAGAAGgtcaaccacaacaacagcaacaacaatatcagTCCTATAACAACGGATCTCAACCTAATGGCTACGCTTCTTCgcaacaacaatactatgatcaacaacaacaacaacaaccacagCAACAATATAGAAATGGTCCACCACCAATGcaacaatattataataacaacaatggAGCAATTCCACCACCACAGCAgcaatattatcaaaatattaacCAACCAAATTCAAGACCTCCATACAATCAAGGTAATGGAAATATGTATGCCAACGACCAAGCTCCACCTCATGGATTACCAAATGGTGGAATGTCTCAAGGCAATTTCCCACCTAACTTGAGACCTAATGGATCAATGCCAGGACTTAACAAGTATCAGCAGTATCCACCTATGCATTCAAATCCTCAACATCAAAATATGCCACAAAAAAGATTGGATTCATTGACTGGATCTATCAGTTCATATTACgattttcaacaacagcaacagcaacaaacgcaacatcaacaaccaccacaatcacaaccacaaccacatcAACATCATAGTTTCAATAATGCTGCCCCAATTGATCCATTCCTTGAACAACGATTCAAAACCAACccaaagaaatcaaatcgTCGTTCTCAGATGCCTCTTGCTGGTAATATAGATGGTTTAGATATGGGAGGTAGAGGTGGTATGCCATTACCAGGAACCAATCGTAAATCCATGAATGTGATTAGCAATTATGGAAATGGTAATGGAATTGCTCCAGCATCTAGACGTGCTAGTTCTGGTGGTCCTCTTATGTTAAACGGTAATGGTGGTCAGCAAGTGtcccaacaacaacaacaacaacaacaacaacagggACCACACACCCTGCAACATGGAAATTATTTGAGACCACCTAGTATGAATGATTCACAAACTTCTTCGTCTTCGGCCAATTCTAATGATACACCCAAGACACAAAATGATACTATTCAATTGAACGTTCCTACTATGGATTCAATGAATGCTAAACCATTAGGAGGGATTGCTTCAggtaacaacaacaacaataataacaacaaccactCGCatgagaagaagaaaaaagggATCTTtggtaaaaaaaagtaa
- a CDS encoding enoyl-[acyl-carrier protein] reductase [nadph, b-specific], putative (Similar to S. cerevisiae ETR1;~Similar to C. albicans ETR2) encodes MTITGKATTYTASGSDLPNVLQQTIFEIDEAAIQPNDVVVKTLATPINPSDIAQIFGGYNDVVPSTRLGSDTTPQKLSVGGNEGVFKVIQIGSNVKNYQVGDVVIPKLPGFGTWRTHAVVDITQDNELTPFIKVNELAVDQAATISINPSTAYQLLHQFIKDWKSGDWIIQNAGNSQASKYLTQLARLINVNVLSIIRDGKPQELYDDLYNLGATKILSESEFLHPEFKIEDVTNGKGNVRLALNSLGGKTVGGLVKSLSRNGVLVTYGVLGGGEITYDGRIQLFKNISTRAYWLTANTKANPQSKINTVEAVSKLFKEGRIKVVSYNTVKFDPTSDLKTTILSAINKSKTGKQVVIYE; translated from the coding sequence ATGACAATTACTGGTAAGGCAACAACATATACTGCATCAGGTTCAGATTTACCTAATGTTCTTCAACAAaccatttttgaaattgatgaagctGCTATTCAACCcaatgatgttgttgtgaaAACTTTAGCCACCCCAATTAATCCTAGTGATATTGCCCAAATTTTTGGTGGATATAATGATGTTGTACCAAGTACTCGTTTAGGTAGTGATACTACCCCTCAAAAATTAAGTGTCGGTGGTAATGAAGGTGTTTTCAAAGTGATTCAAATCGGTAGTAATGTGAAGAATTATCAAGTTGGTGATGTTGTGATTCCTAAATTACCAGGGTTTGGTACTTGGAGAACTCATGCTGTGGTAGATATTACTCaagataatgaattgaCTCCATTTATCAAAGTCAATGAATTGGCCGTTGATCAAGCAGCAACAATTTCTATTAATCCATCCACTGCATATCAATTGTTGcatcaattcattaaagATTGGAAATCAGGAGATTGGATTATTCAAAATGCCGGGAATTCTCAAGCTAGTAAATATTTGACTCAATTGGCTAGATTGATCAATGTTAATGTTCTTTCAATTATTCGTGATGGTAAACCTCAAGAATTATATGATGATTTATACAACTTGGGGGCTACAAAAATTTTATCGGAATCAGAATTTTTGCATCCTGAGTTTAAAATCGAAGATGTCACCAATGGGAAAGGTAATGTAAGATTGGCATTAAATAGTCTTGGTGGGAAAACTGTGGGTGGGTTAGTAAAAAGTCTTTCAAGAAATGGAGTTTTGGTAACTTATGGTGTCCTTGGTGGTGGAGAAATCACTTATGATGGTCGtattcaattattcaaGAATATATCAACTAGAGCCTATTGGTTGACAGCTAACACCAAGGCAAATCCacaatcaaaaatcaatactGTGGAAGCCGTTtccaaattatttaaagagGGCCGTATCAAAGTTGTTTCTTATAATACAGTAAAATTTGATCCTACCAGTGATTTGAAAACTACAATCCTTAGtgcaattaataaatcaaaaacagGTAAACAAGTGGTAATCTATGAATAG
- a CDS encoding DGPP phosphatase, putative (Similar to S. cerevisiae DPP1;~Similar to C. albicans DPP1): protein MPQVYFNSSKFKKFIPDWIVVILLVIIFFQVTEVAQPFSRQFYINDPTISHPFATQEQVTDNQLYLYSVLIPTLIICLISLYLGESNFEKLHILQVSCLGLWLSVCVTSVLTDVLKCWISNPRPDFLERCGPQKGTPKNKLVGIEVCTSPLGPMYLSDGLKSTPSGHSSMAFAGLLYLSLWLVGQFKLIQRRKSVGYIVIAGLPILVAAYIALTRTQDYRHHFFDVGFGSAIGIVFAIIFYYKYFNSLSDEGCNVPIDYKD from the coding sequence ATGCCCCAAGTCTACTTCAATTCTTCCAAGtttaaaaaattcattCCCGATTGGATCGTTGTTATCCTTTTAgttatcatttttttccaaGTAACTGAAGTAGCTCAACCATTTTCACGTCAATTTTATATCAATGACCCAACAATCTCTCATCCGTTTGCAACTCAAGAACAAGTAACCGATAACCAATTGTATTTGTATTCAGTGTTAATCCCGACTCTTATAATAtgtttgatttcattatatCTAGGAGAAtccaattttgaaaaattacatATCTTACAAGTATCCTGTTTAGGACTATGGTTAAGTGTTTGTGTCACTTCAGTATTGACAGACGTGTTAAAATGTTGGATAAGTAATCCTCGACCAGATTTTTTAGAACGATGTGGGCCACAGAAGGGAACtccaaaaaataaattggtGGGAATTGAAGTTTGTACTTCACCATTGGGTCCAATGTATCTATCGGATGGACTAAAATCAACTCCTTCAGGACATTCTTCAATGGCATTTGCAggattattatatttgtcATTATGGTTGGTGGGAcaatttaaattgattcaaagACGTAAACTGGTCGGTTACATTGTAATAGCAGGATTACCCATTTTAGTGGCAGCTTATATTGCATTGACTAGAACTCAAGATTATCGTCATCATTTTTTCGATGTTGGTTTCGGTAGTGCCATTGGTATTGTGTTTGCTATCATATTTTATtacaaatatttcaattcgTTGAGTGATGAGGGCTGTAACGTGCCGATAGATTATAAGGATTAG